One region of Syntrophales bacterium genomic DNA includes:
- a CDS encoding NEW3 domain-containing protein, whose amino-acid sequence MKKLFTGAFVCFLFLMIVAAGPVAEGNKPDDRPARGIAVYTDYSGIAVATGESVQMELTLENKGKADENIDVALAEVARGWKATLKGARYQVTGVYVPAGKTKTLSLNLEPEKGSGPGKYSFRFDAKTADGKFSSTHTLNVSVQGRKVGLDNIQLNAAYPVLRGQTDSKFEFSIDVLNKSEMERSFNLSAVGPEGWEINFKPAYEPKQISTIRVKEGQSQTIAVEVSPKPGAGAGEYPIVVRVSAKESSAEAKLTAVLTGTYRLDAGTPNGILSLEASPGKTVSFSLFVKNNGSAPNRNIAFSSFKPENWGTAFKPEKIDVLAPGEMKQVEVTIKPGQQTLVGDYSVGVLTSGEKAEKTVEMRVTVKASSAWGWIGIGLIVLVIAGLALLFVKMGRR is encoded by the coding sequence ATGAAGAAATTATTTACAGGGGCATTTGTCTGTTTTTTGTTTTTGATGATTGTGGCGGCGGGCCCCGTGGCGGAGGGAAATAAGCCGGATGACCGCCCCGCGCGAGGGATCGCTGTCTATACGGATTACTCGGGCATCGCGGTGGCAACGGGGGAAAGCGTCCAGATGGAACTCACCCTGGAGAACAAGGGGAAAGCGGATGAAAATATCGATGTGGCGCTTGCGGAGGTTGCCCGGGGATGGAAGGCGACCTTGAAGGGCGCCCGCTATCAGGTGACCGGGGTGTATGTGCCTGCCGGAAAAACAAAAACCCTTTCCCTGAACCTCGAACCGGAAAAGGGAAGCGGGCCTGGTAAGTACTCCTTCCGCTTTGACGCGAAGACGGCGGATGGAAAATTCAGTTCGACGCATACCCTGAATGTAAGCGTGCAGGGAAGGAAGGTGGGGCTGGACAATATCCAGCTCAATGCCGCCTATCCGGTGCTCCGCGGGCAGACCGATTCCAAGTTCGAATTTTCCATAGACGTGCTCAATAAAAGCGAGATGGAACGCTCTTTTAATCTCTCTGCGGTCGGTCCGGAGGGATGGGAGATCAATTTCAAACCTGCCTATGAGCCCAAACAGATATCGACAATTCGGGTAAAGGAGGGGCAGAGTCAGACGATAGCCGTGGAGGTTTCTCCGAAGCCGGGCGCCGGGGCAGGGGAATACCCTATCGTCGTGCGGGTCAGCGCCAAGGAGAGCAGCGCCGAGGCGAAGCTGACGGCTGTCCTGACCGGTACTTACCGGCTCGACGCGGGGACGCCCAACGGGATTCTCTCGCTGGAGGCGTCTCCCGGCAAGACAGTTTCCTTTTCGCTTTTTGTGAAGAACAACGGATCCGCCCCAAACCGCAACATTGCCTTTTCCTCGTTCAAGCCGGAGAATTGGGGAACAGCCTTCAAACCGGAAAAGATCGATGTTTTGGCCCCCGGCGAGATGAAGCAGGTCGAAGTAACGATAAAGCCCGGGCAGCAGACGCTGGTCGGTGATTATTCCGTGGGCGTGCTGACCAGTGGGGAAAAGGCGGAAAAAACGGTGGAGATGAGGGTGACGGTTAAGGCCTCCTCCGCCTGGGGGTGGATCGGGATCGGTCTCATTGTCCTCGTTATTGCCGGGCTGGCTTTACTGTTCGTGAAGATGGGGAGACGCTGA
- a CDS encoding ribbon-helix-helix protein, CopG family, with protein MRTIQMTLDDDLVTAVDRVSKELRTSRSAFARKALRDALARCTLEQLEHKHRRGYERYPVAADEFSVWETEQAWGDE; from the coding sequence ATGAGAACCATTCAGATGACACTTGATGATGATCTTGTCACAGCGGTGGATCGCGTTTCAAAGGAGCTCCGAACAAGTCGTTCTGCTTTCGCAAGAAAGGCGCTTCGTGACGCCCTTGCGCGCTGCACCCTTGAGCAACTAGAACACAAGCATCGCCGGGGGTACGAGCGATACCCAGTTGCCGCCGATGAGTTCTCAGTTTGGGAAACTGAGCAGGCTTGGGGTGATGAATGA
- a CDS encoding type II toxin-antitoxin system PemK/MazF family toxin — protein MKHGEIRWYKFIPPDKKRPVLILTRDSVLEYLEEVTIAPITTTIRNIPSEVFLSKADGMPQDCAVNCDHLQTVSKGKIGALITFLPLPKMVEIGRAIRFALDI, from the coding sequence ATGAAACACGGTGAAATACGTTGGTACAAGTTCATCCCGCCAGATAAAAAGCGGCCAGTTTTAATCCTGACCCGAGATTCTGTGTTGGAATACCTTGAAGAAGTAACAATCGCTCCCATCACAACTACAATCCGTAATATACCCTCTGAGGTATTTCTCTCGAAAGCTGACGGCATGCCCCAGGATTGTGCTGTCAATTGCGATCACTTGCAGACTGTTTCAAAGGGGAAGATTGGAGCATTGATCACATTTTTGCCTCTGCCCAAAATGGTTGAAATTGGGCGTGCAATACGTTTTGCTCTCGATATTTAA
- a CDS encoding ABC transporter ATP-binding protein — protein MERPAIIQIENLTKRYGPQMAVSNLNLEVAEGEVFGFLGPNGAGKTTTMLMMLGLTEPTSGMVRVCGFDPAREALRVKEVIGYLPENVGFYEDMDARANLRFIARLNNIPDKVSAGRIDRLLAEVDLAKEADKKVGSYSKGMKQRLGIAEVLIKEPRIAFLDEPTVGLDPEGTNRMLDMIRNLSREQGMTIFFSSHLLDQVQRISDRVGIMIGGKLVAAGPLAELAEKGLGVKEGELFTLEDIYMKYFREA, from the coding sequence GTGGAGCGACCGGCCATTATCCAGATAGAGAATCTTACCAAGCGTTATGGGCCTCAGATGGCGGTGAGCAACCTGAATCTCGAGGTGGCGGAGGGAGAGGTTTTCGGATTTCTCGGACCGAACGGAGCGGGGAAAACCACGACGATGCTGATGATGCTGGGCCTGACGGAGCCGACTTCCGGAATGGTCAGGGTCTGCGGTTTCGATCCGGCGCGCGAGGCGCTGAGGGTGAAGGAGGTTATCGGGTATCTTCCGGAAAATGTCGGTTTTTACGAGGACATGGATGCGCGCGCCAACCTGCGGTTCATCGCCCGGCTGAACAACATCCCGGACAAGGTCTCCGCGGGAAGGATCGATCGCCTGCTTGCAGAGGTGGATTTGGCAAAAGAGGCGGACAAGAAGGTGGGGAGCTATTCGAAGGGAATGAAGCAGCGCCTCGGCATCGCCGAGGTGCTGATCAAGGAACCGCGCATTGCCTTTCTTGATGAACCGACGGTTGGTCTCGATCCGGAGGGAACGAACCGGATGCTCGATATGATCAGGAATCTCAGCCGGGAGCAGGGCATGACGATCTTCTTTTCATCCCATCTTCTGGATCAAGTGCAGCGCATTTCCGACCGGGTTGGGATTATGATCGGCGGGAAGCTCGTTGCCGCCGGCCCGCTCGCCGAACTTGCCGAAAAAGGTCTCGGCGTCAAGGAAGGCGAACTGTTCACGCTGGAAGACATCTATATGAAATATTTCAGGGAGGCGTAA
- a CDS encoding LysM peptidoglycan-binding domain-containing protein gives MESRTCPLTAGNNQSSGPGKTAKKQRFHKRTGLPGKGSFIVLLLLLLAFLPSSFLDARQDSARLSFQKTIGRGAGKVHVVKKGESLLLILKKIPGGKPVSLSLVRRLNPGLRDINKIYPGQKIVLPSSEQADIPLANTPPQQQNGEKLSPYLIKENDSISRILLAELKPEGNGRQLTPEETIETYRNILKLNPDITDMNNLPAGRTLLLPAEMIRADGAESKQSAKETPAAKTHPALQTLLLSIRPVIEGMKGSLNTAGSYFIPLQDATQISIDSSLIPSVELDDGTIVFLDYENILPNEVRQLIHQYWRSYYFLTNLEMQNAAETLREIIGHAQNYRMTRVEKPLLLTAKPEIAVSPDWIISGNRKTDGSSYRQGIFLLALGEQPLPEAAKLFLEQNGLAVTQITKEKILPHSPPDNLQIVREDLSGLQGIALAERLLKALGEPPHRKAEVAIFKQAENGFNLSITADLLLRKGEQKLILHSKKLPDQFMKILNNSGFELLTIGENDKGRSLIEAVLRGAGLSASFDYFSSRIPKEGVKSRLDISFSAISSVKDGEQIYLTDFDLPAWILPIIFNGPKVLVIRY, from the coding sequence ATGGAAAGTCGCACTTGCCCGCTAACTGCTGGAAACAACCAAAGCAGCGGCCCGGGGAAAACCGCCAAAAAGCAAAGATTTCACAAAAGAACCGGGCTGCCGGGCAAGGGATCTTTTATCGTTTTGCTCCTGCTTCTTCTCGCCTTTTTACCCTCGTCTTTCCTGGATGCCAGACAGGACAGCGCCCGCTTGAGCTTTCAAAAAACAATCGGAAGAGGCGCCGGTAAAGTCCATGTAGTCAAAAAAGGCGAGTCCCTCCTCTTAATCCTCAAAAAAATACCCGGCGGCAAACCGGTTTCCCTGTCCCTGGTAAGACGTTTGAATCCAGGGTTGCGGGATATCAATAAAATATATCCCGGCCAGAAGATCGTTCTGCCGTCATCCGAACAGGCCGACATTCCCCTGGCAAACACACCCCCACAACAACAGAACGGCGAGAAACTGTCGCCCTATTTGATCAAGGAAAACGACTCTATCAGCAGGATACTCCTTGCCGAATTGAAACCGGAAGGGAATGGCCGCCAGTTGACGCCGGAGGAGACAATTGAGACATACCGCAATATCCTCAAATTAAATCCTGATATAACGGATATGAATAACCTGCCGGCCGGACGGACGCTGCTTTTGCCCGCCGAGATGATCAGGGCTGACGGAGCGGAATCTAAGCAATCTGCCAAAGAGACGCCCGCTGCCAAAACCCATCCGGCCCTGCAGACGCTTCTGCTCTCCATTAGACCCGTAATAGAGGGGATGAAAGGCTCTCTCAACACTGCTGGAAGTTATTTCATTCCTCTACAGGACGCTACTCAGATAAGCATCGACTCCTCGCTGATTCCTTCTGTCGAACTTGATGATGGAACAATAGTTTTTCTCGACTATGAAAACATACTGCCTAATGAAGTCCGGCAGTTGATCCACCAGTACTGGCGCAGCTATTATTTCCTGACAAACCTGGAAATGCAGAACGCAGCCGAAACATTGCGGGAAATCATCGGCCATGCGCAAAATTACCGTATGACGCGCGTTGAAAAACCCTTGCTGCTGACAGCCAAACCAGAGATCGCCGTCTCCCCCGACTGGATCATCTCCGGCAACAGAAAAACGGATGGCAGCAGCTACCGTCAGGGTATTTTCCTGCTCGCTTTGGGCGAGCAGCCCTTGCCCGAAGCGGCAAAACTTTTTCTCGAACAAAACGGTCTTGCCGTCACACAAATCACCAAAGAGAAAATTCTGCCTCATAGTCCACCCGATAATTTACAGATAGTCCGGGAAGATTTAAGCGGTCTTCAGGGGATCGCCCTTGCGGAGAGACTGCTGAAGGCTCTTGGGGAGCCACCCCATCGCAAGGCAGAGGTGGCGATCTTCAAACAGGCCGAAAACGGCTTCAATCTTTCCATAACGGCAGATCTTCTGCTGCGCAAAGGCGAGCAAAAGCTGATATTGCATTCTAAAAAACTGCCCGACCAGTTCATGAAAATCCTCAACAATTCAGGCTTTGAGCTTCTAACAATCGGAGAAAACGACAAGGGCAGGTCCCTTATCGAAGCGGTGCTCCGAGGGGCGGGGCTGTCTGCCTCCTTCGACTATTTTTCTTCCCGCATCCCCAAGGAGGGGGTAAAAAGCCGGCTCGACATTTCCTTTTCCGCCATCAGCAGCGTAAAAGATGGCGAGCAAATATATCTGACGGATTTCGACTTGCCTGCCTGGATCTTGCCGATAATCTTCAACGGCCCCAAGGTTCTGGTCATCCGCTATTAA
- a CDS encoding acyl-CoA dehydrogenase family protein, which translates to MSLCFELSPEQKMLEDTVWRWASSWLEPQMEKLYEEDRMPPDLFRELGKIGVNGIAYEEKYGGAGLGYVDTLLLYETIARVSNALAMTVGASQTLCFDNFRRNATEEQRMEILPKACSGEYIGCLGITEPNAGSDAMGMTTRALKVGDRYIINGSKIFITNGPVADLMVFYAKTKPVLGAHGISAFYFLTKDMKGFYREKIHKWGMKSSPTGLLTFDNMEIPEDNLIGGLNQGVSVLTNGLCTERITLSGCSLGSQRACLELSIKYAKERVQFGKALASFQFIQGKLADMYTGYNASKWMAYSAASYCDSLAVKVGGKGTELDRKAAAALLFCGEMGTKIADAAVQIHGGYGYCSEYPVSRHYLDQKLWDVGAGTAEIRRIIIARELLRDNFQSGQ; encoded by the coding sequence ATGTCGTTATGCTTTGAACTTTCACCGGAACAGAAAATGCTTGAGGATACCGTATGGCGCTGGGCCTCGTCCTGGCTGGAACCGCAGATGGAGAAGCTCTACGAGGAGGACCGGATGCCGCCGGATCTCTTTCGGGAACTCGGCAAAATAGGGGTAAATGGCATAGCTTATGAGGAAAAATACGGAGGCGCCGGCCTGGGGTATGTGGACACGCTGCTTTTGTATGAAACCATTGCGCGGGTGAGCAACGCCCTGGCGATGACCGTCGGCGCCAGCCAAACCCTCTGCTTCGATAATTTCCGCCGGAATGCGACAGAAGAGCAAAGAATGGAAATTCTCCCCAAGGCTTGCAGCGGCGAATATATCGGCTGTCTGGGGATCACCGAACCCAATGCCGGCTCCGACGCCATGGGGATGACAACAAGGGCCCTCAAGGTGGGCGACCGCTACATCATCAACGGAAGCAAGATATTCATCACCAATGGACCGGTTGCCGATTTGATGGTCTTCTACGCCAAGACCAAGCCGGTGCTGGGGGCACACGGAATATCGGCATTTTATTTTTTGACAAAGGATATGAAGGGTTTTTATCGGGAAAAAATCCACAAATGGGGGATGAAAAGCTCTCCGACCGGCCTGCTCACCTTTGATAATATGGAAATACCGGAGGATAATCTGATCGGCGGCTTGAATCAGGGGGTTTCCGTTCTGACCAATGGGCTTTGCACGGAACGGATAACTTTGAGCGGCTGTTCGCTCGGCTCGCAGCGGGCCTGCCTCGAACTCAGCATCAAATACGCAAAGGAGCGGGTGCAGTTCGGAAAGGCCCTCGCTTCGTTCCAGTTTATCCAGGGCAAACTTGCCGACATGTACACGGGATACAATGCCTCAAAATGGATGGCTTACAGCGCCGCCTCTTATTGTGATTCACTCGCTGTAAAGGTCGGCGGCAAGGGAACTGAACTTGATCGCAAGGCGGCGGCGGCCCTCCTTTTCTGCGGGGAGATGGGGACGAAGATTGCCGACGCCGCTGTTCAGATTCACGGAGGATATGGGTACTGCAGTGAATACCCGGTTTCACGCCACTACCTTGACCAGAAGCTCTGGGATGTGGGCGCCGGAACAGCGGAGATCCGCAGGATTATCATCGCCCGGGAACTGCTGCGCGATAATTTCCAGAGTGGTCAATAA
- a CDS encoding transposase has translation MFRAKFRDEMKKAGLLDQINPDVWQIAWNVNSQAVDKSEGSLKYLAPYVFKVAISDSRIVGVHQRQVTFRYKKQRSARWRTMSLEVMEFIRRYLQHVLPCGFMKIRYYGFLGSGSSITYYDIRAAIELSLAFFAERHQAAKKEKKTAPYCPHCRGALIFHYAVEAAAFVALMKPG, from the coding sequence ATATTTCGCGCCAAATTCCGGGACGAGATGAAAAAGGCCGGGCTTCTTGACCAGATCAATCCGGACGTCTGGCAAATTGCCTGGAATGTCAATTCCCAGGCTGTCGACAAAAGCGAGGGAAGCTTGAAATATCTGGCCCCTTATGTCTTCAAGGTCGCCATTTCTGACAGTCGGATTGTCGGTGTCCATCAGCGCCAGGTAACCTTTCGTTACAAAAAACAGAGAAGCGCCCGTTGGCGCACGATGTCGCTTGAGGTCATGGAATTTATCCGCCGCTATCTTCAGCACGTTTTACCCTGTGGGTTCATGAAAATCCGCTACTACGGCTTTCTTGGTTCTGGTTCATCGATAACATACTATGATATCAGGGCTGCGATAGAGCTGTCCCTGGCATTCTTCGCGGAAAGACATCAGGCTGCGAAAAAAGAGAAAAAAACGGCGCCGTACTGTCCCCATTGCCGGGGCGCGTTGATTTTTCATTACGCCGTCGAAGCAGCAGCCTTCGTTGCCTTGATGAAACCGGGGTAA